The genomic interval accctccctattccacccctctaggtggtcacaaagcatggagctgatctccctgtgctatgcggctgcttcccagtagctatcggttttacatttggtagtgtatatatgtccatgccactctctcactttgtcccagcttacccttcccactctccatatcctcaagtccattctctatgtctgtgtattaattcctgtcctgcccctaggttcttcagaaccttttttttttttttaagattccatgtatatgtgttagcatacggtatttgtttttctctttctggcttacttcactctgtatgacagactctaggtccatccacctcactacatataactcaatttcgtttctttttatggctaatattccattgtatatatatgccacatcttctttatccattcatctgtcgatggacacttagcttgcttccatgtcctggctattgtaaatagagctgcaatgaacgttgtggtacatgactcctctGTTTCAAGTCACCATATCTCTTGCCCAGGTTATTACAACAGCCTCCTAAAAGGTTCTCCTGCTTCTACCTTTGCCCCTCTATAATCTGTTCTCAACACAAAAGCCAGagttattttcataaatatcAGTCAAATGAGGCCACTGTTGTGATCAAAACCTTTCATGATTCCCCATTTTATTCCAAAGAGAAGCAAAGTCTCTCCAGTGGCCTACATGGGCCCCCATATCTCTCACCTCATCTCACAACACTCTCCCACCTGCTCACCacttccttgctgttcctcagcACCCAGGCATGCATCATCTTCAAGGCCTCTGCTCTAGGAACCATTTTCTCTGCCCCAAACCACTTACCCCCACCCTCATGGCCATTTGGTTGACTCCTCCCCCTTCCAGTCTCTGCTCAAATCTCATTTTCTCAGTGAGCCCAACCTTGGCCACGCTGTTTAATAGTGTAAGCTCCTACTAACCTCCACCGTGGCACCCCAAAATCCCCTTaaactgctcttttttttctattgcatttattGCCTTCTAGCAAACTATATGATGATGATttattgtgtgtatttttttttaactgtctggGTTTCTCACTTGGATATAAGCTCCTCAAGGGCCTGCATTCTTGTGTTTTGTTTGCTAGTGTATTCCAAGCAcctaaaacagtgtctggcacagagaaaTAGGTTGAAGAAATTAAtcaatatatttgcaaatatcaaCACTGTTTTAactctgctttcttctctttagCGGGTGTGGGGAAAGAGCATTCCTTCAAACTTTGTACAttataggtactcagtaaattatttattaagtgaATTATTTGCTTTTTGTCTGACACAAGTAGCTTAGTAATAAATGTGCCCAGGCAAAATGCCAGATACCTTGAAGAGCTCAGAGTGGAACTCCAGTAGAAACAAGACTAGTTGTTCTGCCCGTACTCTTAATAATGATTTGGATTGCAAAACTGCTTTGGCAAGAGTTTTCAGGACCACCGTTTTGTTATCAAACTGTAAACAGAAAGAGTAACATTAACTTGaatcatttttattcaaaaaaaatagcagaagaggggcttccgtggtggcgcagtggttgagaatctgcccgctaatgcaagggacgcgggttcgagccctggtctgggaagatcccacatgccgcggagcgactaggcccgtgagccacaattgctgagcctgcgcgtctggagcctgtgctccgcaacaagagaggccgcgatagtgagaggcccgcgcaccgcgatgaagggtggcccccactcgccgcaactggagaaagccctcgcacagaaatgaagacccaacacagccataaataaattaaaaaaaaattaaaaaaaaaaaaatagcagaagaTTGTAAAAGTGTTATTGCAATTTTTTTCACCTGTTTTTGTAATTTGTAGGCATTGGGTTCTGATGCAATCACCATAAAAGTGAGTAGCCGTCGTAATTCTTCTCTAACGTTGGGCAACAACAATCTTAGATATAGTTGTGTTGCTTCAAGTGcttctgttcttttctcattttctgttaCATGGGTTACAAAGAAGACAAAgcaagggacaaaaaaaaaaccgAGATTATAGTATGTAGCAGTCAATTAAAATGCTATGATACTGTATTTggtttgtagattcttttttaCACTTGAAAGTTTTtattaggaaatatttcaaacacaCAGTAAATTATCTATATAATATGCCAAACACCTGCATAATTATTTCCAGCATTGTCAAACAGTAATTTGTTTTTAACATGAAATTATATGGCCACCTACAGAGCTAAAAAAGAGACATGATGTGtcactcaatttttattttgctaaaaGGTCACCAAATTAATACAATATTTCCAGATACCTCAATTCTCTAATCCGCTAGTACTATATCAAAATGTTTCTTAGAATGTCCTTGTGATAGAATTACCTTAGATCTAATTGCTATACTACAGTATTACATTTGATAGTACAATTTACATGGCAGGCCAAGTGAATTGAAAAAAGACTCCATGAAGTACTTTGAcatcatagaagaaaaatattaaaatgcaatactcatataatacataaaattttctGCAACTTGTATTATTAAAAAAGATTATGCAAAAAAACTGAAGTTTAAACATCTCTTACCTAAAAGTTCTATAATTCCTGAATGAATATCAAAATACTCATCAGTTAATAAGCAATCTCTCTCTTGATTATAATATTTTACTATGACATCAAAGAGTAACTTCTTCTGTGTATTCAATCTTGTCTCTTCATTTATGTTTTGTACTAACTGCTGGCTGACAGTAACTATTAACTGGTCAGGGAAATATTCCAAGCATTCAATTGCTGCATTAAGCCAGTTATCAATCCTGgaggtaaaaaacaaaataaaataaatcaatggtTAACGTTTCCATTTAACTGCCTAAAACATTGTTtgataaaacaataaaatctagTTTATAATTAACCAAGTCTAAAGAAGAAACTAGTTTTAAgaatctttttaataatttttgctgGATGACTGAAGGAGTAAATGAGAGGGAATAGCTTTTCTCCTCACCACATACCACCACACCTTTCTGTACCTTTACTTTCaaggaattaaaatatttgtgggccaccttttcattatttgtttctAACTTTGTTAAATTTTGTTCAGAGGAGTTCATCTGTACTGTTCCATTCCACTGGTgtttcctctcccctttcccactCTGATCATTAGGTGCATATGTTTCTATCACTATTTGAAAATAAGATACCAAATATTTCCCCCATTAAGATGCACTGTTTATCCCACCACACACTGTTTTCCCCTTTTTTATCTCCCGACCTCAATAACATAAGCAACTTAGGATCCTttcactcctccctcccttcagtGATGATTTTGGAAGGGCTTTAattcccccttctcctccaccttccccacccccaggttttGCTGAGATAGGTTAGTATTTATCATAATTTCCCTTAATACTATGTCCTTCTTTTTTGATATCTTATTTAGCACACTTATATTTTGTACATTCTCACACAGTCTTACCATATCAACTTCGAATAtgttgtgtgcacatgtgtgtttgtatgcatgCACATATGTGGGTACAAAATtagggagaagagaaaatagtGAGAGCGCACAGACCAAAGTTCATTGCCTACCaatatttcctttcctcttcatcTGTCTCCACCTTGGGGTTCTAGTTATTTCTTTGTAGTCAGATTAAAatctttcctcaaatattttcctaGGAGGGGGTTCCTGAGTGATATATTCTATGAATTCTCGGTGATCCTCAAgtatctttccttcttccctcctcttctctttccccttccatttccttttttctccccacccccaccaagccCTGTTGAATGGAATATATTGCCTAACATGTGTGACTTATTATCGTCTAGCTCCTAGTGTTGCAGATGAAAAAATTAATGACAGTTGGATTGCATTTCTCTTGCAGATAACCTACACTTTCCACTTGGAAGCTCATAAAGGCTGACTGGCTGCTGTCTGTTTCCTGCAGAGGCACCTAAAGAAATCCTGTTTCTTTGCTGGTGTCCCTATATTCTCCCTGACTCAGGGGCTGGGGAAGACTCATTTGCTGGGTCTTTCTCGGCCTGTTGAATTAGAAGCAaacatgtcatgtgcaaacaggaCAATGGTTGACTATCTAAGTGGGTTCACAGGTCTCTGATCATCAAGCTCTTTGTAGGATCTGAAGCTTTCTGGTTCTCAGGTTTGGAGTCTGATGTTCTTTTCTTGTTTGGCCCATGTGGGAGAAAGCATCATATCAGTTCTCTTTGCTGGAATCTCAACAGTACCCAAGATCTTATACTTATGGTTCCTAGAAACTGATTTATGATAGGGCTTATTTCATTGGACTGTAATGTTTTGTTTCATGAATGTCTCCCCTACTAGACTGAGGATTCTCTTAAAGCAGGAATAAATAAACTGGTAGAAACCATGGTGGTTGTTACTTTACGGTTATAAAACGGAAATAATAGAACTTTGAAAAAACACTCAGGGCTGGTGCAGGGAAAGAATGATGGACAAATCATGCCTGAACTCATATGAATGAAACCACTCAGATTTCCAATAATCTTCTCACAGGTCATAACCAGTGACTTTCTATTTTAGATCAAATGAGAATTCAcagtgattaatttttaaatcaatgatGGTGTCTGCTCATACATATGAATATGTTCTCACACCTTAAAATACCAAGcgcaaaatatatgaaagaacatTTTAGTTATAAATTGACAATAAAAATGGTCACTCACTCAAGTAGACATAAGCTTGGAATAACCTCTCTGTCGAGGCAAGTGTTTGAGATAACAAGATCTTCCTCTTTACTTAATTGGAGATTTTGTGTTTTAACTGGAGgctccaaaatattttctaagaatGGAATGTGAATCAGTTGAAGAATACGTAGCAATGTTTGTTGTTTCCAAACATCTTCCACggcttagaaagaaaaataatataactatCATACTAATAAATAACATATACATATTCAACCAGTATCATAGAATTCTTCTATTTCTAGTAATACAACAGAAAAGCTACATAATATAATGGATTAATTTGTTAGGACAATTTAAATTTGCTaaattacaatttttcttttcaagattgaCCTTTAAATAGACATCAGGGTTATGAGccatattgattttattttaggcTAATTATAAAGTGATATTATCTAGCTTTTAAGGTGATCAATAGGTTAATTCCAGATATATAAAAAAACTACTGGTCCTGCTTATAAATTACTTTGATGATTGGAGAGAATGAGATtactaattatttataattttattcaaaGCAGAGATAATTGTAGttaaattgcttttaaataaaaatacagtattaGGTTAATTTTAACTTGGGTTTCTGGTCATTCATGTTAAGAGTTAATAAAGTTTTTCATTATCCTAATTATCAGATcatcattaatattttgtttttcctttaaatgaaacaaaattacaaAAGCAACAGCTACAGTAAATCTCTTGTGGAGCTTTACTGCCAGTAGCCTACGTATTAAATTTGGACCATAGTCATGATTTGTTTGATTATAAAGTATTTTGAGTAGAATTAACTTGTATAAAAATGGGAGATTTCATATAAAATTCTGGGTTTCaagcttctctttaaaaatatcttaagagggcttccctggtggcgcagtggttaagaatccacctgccaatgcaggagacacgggtttgaaccctggtccgagaagatcccacatgccgcatagcaactaagcccgtgcgtcacaactactgaagcctgtgctctagagcctgtgaaccacaactactgagcccgtgtgccacaactactgaagcctgcgcacctagagcccgttctccgcaacaagagaggccaccgcaatgagaagcctgcgcaccacaacgaagagcagacccctgttcgccgcaactagagaaagcccacaagcagcaacaaagacgcaacgcagccaaaaataaacaaacaaataaataaataagaaaaaacaatcttaaaa from Balaenoptera ricei isolate mBalRic1 chromosome 10, mBalRic1.hap2, whole genome shotgun sequence carries:
- the DEPDC4 gene encoding DEP domain-containing protein 4 isoform X2, with amino-acid sequence MQNMCLSSNDISRLKGVRLCQVLMNHKVFEPVGMKLFKNEKELEFEDSNNSLYRFLGNKSSYVFCKRKKDSETGLNDEIKAKESLRPEGKVISNPLAQEIGEERIEELIDTMSGTLALPPNITVDKPVLPLSKEAVEDVWKQQTLLRILQLIHIPFLENILEPPVKTQNLQLSKEEDLVISNTCLDREVIPSLCLLEIDNWLNAAIECLEYFPDQLIVTVSQQLVQNINEETRLNTQKKLLFDVIVKYYNQERDCLLTDEYFDIHSGIIELLENEKRTEALEATQLYLRLLLPNVREELRRLLTFMVIASEPNAYKLQKQFDNKTVVLKTLAKAVLQSKSLLRVRAEQLVLFLLEFHSELFKTPVTLLDLVSKKLKKLLHGEDPDAISGFTFCQRLTYKEFEKQKERTSQYLHQLALEINSNPSISLKGKKKLIKEFQKHHPEALH